The proteins below come from a single Eucalyptus grandis isolate ANBG69807.140 chromosome 3, ASM1654582v1, whole genome shotgun sequence genomic window:
- the LOC104437267 gene encoding LOW QUALITY PROTEIN: uncharacterized oxidoreductase At4g09670 (The sequence of the model RefSeq protein was modified relative to this genomic sequence to represent the inferred CDS: inserted 1 base in 1 codon): MAQTAVRFGILGCANIARQLSRAIALSSNTTLCAVASRSVEKAEKFVADNSLPSTVKIYGEYXEVLDDPDIDAVYIPLPTTLHVKWAVAAAEKKKHVLLEKPVALDVAELDRILEACESNGVQFMDGTVWVHHPRTGRMKEALGDERCFGQLKLIHSVLGYNAGPDFLKNDIRVKPDLDALGALGDIGWYCIRSILWAADYELPKTVVAMHKPVYNDLGVILSTGASLYWEDGKVATFYCSFLSHMTFDLTVLGTKGALRVNDLVSPFQESYGSFSLVSESDFAHLEPGRWAPVPQEHRVGSEVPQEVLMVNEFAKSVAKIRGEGLKPDWEWAKISRMTQLVMDAVKASMEKGFQAVEPVEYS; encoded by the exons ATGGCTCAAACGGCGGTGCGTTTCGGCATTCTTGGCTGCGCCAACATAGCGCGCCAGCTTTCCCGGGCCATTGCGCTGTCGTCGAACACCACCCTCTGTGCCGTTGCCAGCCGCTCGGTCGAGAAGGCCGAGAAATTCGTGGCCGACAACAGTCTTCCCTCGACGGTCAAGATCTATGGCGAGT GGGAGGTCCTCGACGACCCGGACATCGACGCTGTCTACATCCCCCTGCCGACCACCTTGCACGTGAAGTGGGCGGTGGCAGCCGCCGAGAAGAAGAAGCATGTGCTGCTGGAGAAGCCAGTCGCACTGGACGTGGCGGAGCTCGACCGGATCCTCGAGGCCTGCGAATCAAACGGCGTGCAGTTCATGGACGGGACGGTGTGGGTGCACCACCCGCGGACGGGGCGGATGAAGGAGGCGCTCGGGGACGAGAGGTGCTTTGGTCAACTCAAGTTG ATACACAGTGTGCTTGGCTACAATGCCGGTCCAGACTTTCTAAAGAATGACATTAGGGTCAAACCCGACTTGGATGCTCTTGGAGCCCTAGGAGACATTGGATGGTATTGCATCAGGTCAATCCTCTGGGCAGCTGACTATGAGCTCCCCAAAACGGTGGTGGCCATGCACAAGCCCGTCTACAACGATTTAGGAGTGATTCTGTCTACAGGAGCTTCATTATACTGGGAAGATGGCAAAGTGGCGACTTTTTATTGCTCCTTCCTGTCGCACATGACGTTCGACCTCACCGTCCTTGGAACCAAAGGGGCTCTCCGGGTCAACGACCTCGTCAGCCCGTTCCAAGAAAGTTACGGGTCTTTCAGCTTGGTTTCTGAGTCGGATTTTGCCCACCTGGAGCCCGGCCGGTGGGCCCCCGTGCCGCAGGAGCACCGTGTCGGATCAGAGGTTCCTCAGGAGGTGCTTATGGTGAACGAATTTGCAAAGTCGGTTGCGAAAATCAGAGGGGAGGGTTTGAAGCCGGATTGGGAGTGGGCAAAGATAAGTAGAATGACTCAGCTGGTGATGGATGCAGTGAAGGCCTCCATGGAGAAGGGTTTCCAGGCTGTCGAGCCAGTTGAATATAGCTGA